In the Mastomys coucha isolate ucsf_1 unplaced genomic scaffold, UCSF_Mcou_1 pScaffold18, whole genome shotgun sequence genome, one interval contains:
- the Stx12 gene encoding syntaxin-12, with protein MSYGPLDMYRNPGPSGPQPRDFNSIIQTCSGNIQRISQATAQIKNLMSQLGTKQDSSKLQENLQQLQHSTNQLAKETNELLKELGSLPLPLSASEQRQQRLQKERLMNDFSSALNNFQVVQRRVSEKEKESIARARAGSRLSAEDRQREEQLVSFDSHEEWNQMQSQEEEAAITEQDLELIKERETAIRQLEADILDVNQIFKDLAMMIHDQGDLIDSIEANVESSEVHVERATDQLQRAAYYQKKSRKKMCILVLVLSVIVTVLGVVIWVASK; from the exons ATGTCCTACGGTCCCTTAGACATGTATCGGAACCCCGGGCCGTCGGGGCCTCAGCCCCGGGACTTCAACAGCATCATCCAGACATGCAGTGGCAACATCCAGCGGATCAGCCAAGCCA CTGCTCAGATAAAGAATTTGATGAGCCAACTTGGAACTAAGCAGGATTCAAGCAAACTCCAGGAAAATTT GCAACAGTTACAGCACTCCACAAATCAGCTTGCCAAGGAAACAAATGAGTTGCTGAAGGAATTAGGATCCTTGCCCCTACCCTTGTCTGCATCAGAGCAG CGCCAGCAGAGGCTTCAGAAGGAGCGGCTCATGAACGACTTCTCGTCAGCCTTAAACAACTTCCAGGTTGTGCAGAGAAGGGTGtctgagaaggaaaaggagagcatCGCCAGAGCGAGAGCTGGATCCCGTCTTTCT GCAGAAGACAGGCAAAGAGAAGAGCAGCTCGTCTCATTTGACAG CCATGAGGAGTGGAACCAAATGCAGAGCCAGGAGGAAGAGGCGGCCATCACTGAGCAAGACCTGGAACTTATTAAAGAGAGGGAAACGGCAATTCGGCAGCTGGAG GCTGACATTTTGGATGTCAATCAGATATTTAAAGATTTAGCTATGATGATCCATGACCAAGGTGATCTGATTG ATAGCATAGAAGCCAATGTGGAAAGCTCAGAGGTGCATGTGGAAAGAGCCACTGATCAGCTACAAAGAGCTGCTTACTATCAG aAAAAATCTCGCAAGAAGATGTGTATCCTCGTGCTTGTCCTGTCAGTGATTGTTACGGTCTTGGGAGTTGTTATCTGGGTTGCTTCTAAATGA